One genomic segment of Hordeum vulgare subsp. vulgare chromosome 2H, MorexV3_pseudomolecules_assembly, whole genome shotgun sequence includes these proteins:
- the LOC123430902 gene encoding protein diaphanous homolog 1-like — protein MCCYVGKATKIFLCLVTALLLAGLVLGFGLARRTLWGGQKAEPACRWPRCQQQQRPPQQPLYGADPLPVAGTTAPPSNPLTEPAVAVFPGLASSTAAPPATASVPNFGPPRPFPGAASNTAVPPAVTSVPNFGPPSPFPGAASTTAVPPASASVANIGPPSPFPGAASSTAVPPATASVPNLGPPSPFPGAASSTAVPPAPHIGPPTPFPVGPGPSSHP, from the coding sequence ATGTGTTGCTACGTGGGCAAGGCCACCAAGATCTTCCTCTGCCTCGTCACGGCGCTGCTGCTCGCCGGCCTCGTCCTCGGCTTCGGCCTGGCCCGCCGGACGCTCTGGGGAGGCCAGAAGGCCGAGCCGGCCTGCCGGTGGCCGCGCTGCCAGCAGCAGCAGAGGCCGCCGCAGCAGCCCCTCTACGGCGCCGACCCGCTCCCGGTCGCGGGCACCACCGCGCCGCCCTCCAACCCGCTCACGGAGCCGGCCGTCGCCGTGTTCCCTGGGCTTGCCTCCTCCACCGCTGCGCCGCCGGCGACGGCGAGCGTACCAAACTTCGGACCGCCCAGGCCTTTCCCCGGGGCCGCCTCCAACACCGCCGTGCCGCCCGCGGTGACGAGCGTGCCGAACTTCGGGCCGCCCAGCCCGTTCCCCGGGgccgcctccaccaccgccgtGCCGCCGGCGTCTGCGAGCGTGGCGAACATCGGGCCGCCCAGCCCGTTCCCCGGGgccgcctcctccaccgccgtgcCACCGGCGACTGCGAGCGTGCCGAACCTCGGCCCACCCAGCCCGTTCCCCGGGgccgcctcctccaccgccgtgcCGCCCGCGCCGCACATCGGGCCGCCCACCCCGTTCCCCGTCGGTCCCGGCCCGTCCTCTCATCCATGA